The following are encoded together in the Zingiber officinale cultivar Zhangliang chromosome 8A, Zo_v1.1, whole genome shotgun sequence genome:
- the LOC122012414 gene encoding RNA-binding protein 24-B-like: MSFHHPGPGSASGSASSSSSGFHFFNSPFGDTTYTKVFVGGLAWETRSEGLRRHFQQFGEILEAVVITDKNTGRSKGYGFVTFRDPESARGACADPTPVIDGRRANCNLASLGRPRPFPSLGVYPRSGIYYGVAPVQRGPYVGSPAHQQQSVPFSYQEGLSYPPYSYNLYGPEYTYPQNLYNSYTGQHYVQVYGYPGAVNTAVYPLDQFGQPIPAGHGYTAVQGYALPAHPVGQLGGGQHVNGMLGGPRSMIQSPYPAGLTVQVPPPHIAVPARSPQFVRGSSPDQTTV; this comes from the exons ATGTCTTTCCATCATCCGGGCCCTGGCTCGGCCTCCGGATCGGCATCGAGCTCCAGCTCCGGGTTCCACTTCTTCAACTCCCCTTTCGGGGATACCACGTACACGAAGGTCTTCGTCGGGGGTCTCGCATGGGAGACGAGGAGCGAGGGGTTGCGCCGCCATTTTCAGCAATTCGGCGAGATCCTCGAGGCCGTCGTCATCACTGACAAGAACACCGGGAGGTCGAAGGGTTATGGTTTC GTGACTTTCCGAGACCCTGAATCTGCGAGAGGAGCCTGTGCAGACCCTACCCCAGTCATCGATGGCAGACGGGCGAACTGTAACTTGGCTTCACTTGGTCGGCCACGACCTTTCCCATCCCTTGGTG TGTACCCAAGGTCAGGCATCTACTATGGAGTTGCGCCAGTTCAGCGAGGGCCATATGTTGGAAGCCCTGCTCATCAACAACAATCAGTACCATTCAGCTACCAAGAAGGATTATCATACCCACCATATAG TTACAATCTGTATggaccggagtacacctatccacAG AATTTATACAATTCTTATACAGGGCAACATTACGTTCAAGTTTATGGTTATCCTGGAGCTGTAAACACAGCTGTCTACCCTCTTGATCAATTTGGACAGCCCATCCCTGCTGGGCATGGTTACACAGCAGTTCAAGGGTATGCACTACCAGCTCATCCAGTTGGGCAATTGGGCGGTGGACAACATGTCAATGGAATGCTGGGTGGACCAAGATCTATGATTCAATCACCCTATCCAGCTG GACTGACAGTACAAGTCCCTCCACCGCACATTGCAGTTCCTGCCCGGTCACCACAGTTTGTTCGAGGTAGCAGTCCTGATCAAACGACAGTTTGA